In a single window of the Pandoraea pulmonicola genome:
- the polA gene encoding DNA polymerase I gives MSEQQSLEGKTLLLVDGSSYLYRAYHALPDLRGPNGEPTGALHGIVNMLRRMRKDVHAEYSACVFDAKGKTFRDDWYPEYKANRPSMPDDLRLQIEPIHEAVRAMGWPLLMIDGVEADDVIGTLARRATEFGMRVIVSTGDKDLAQLVNDRVTLVNTMTNETLDVAGVTAKFGVPPERIVDYLTLVGDTVDNVPGVEKCGPKTAVKWLTQYGDLDNLVANAAEVKGAVGENLRRALDWLPMGRKLVTVALDCDLTPQVTSIEASLQTQPEDAETLRDFFARHGFKTLLREAETALATQAGEAAPAPATDTIERQYEAVLTWEQFDAWLKTIEAAELTAFDTETTSLDAMQAQLVGLSFSCEPGRAAYIPVAHRAPGEVEQLPRDEVLARLKGWLENPDCKKVGQNLKYDAHVLENYGIVLRGIAHDTLLESYVVESHRSHDMDSLASRHLGVSTIKYEDVCGKGAKQIGFDEVSVELATQYAAEDADITLRLHRALYPDVAREATLEFVYGNIEMPTARVLQRMERNGVLVDTARLAAQSDEIGHKLIALEAEAFTLAGQQFNLNSPKQIGDIFFTQLQLPVVKKTASGAPSTDEEVLQKLAEDYPLPKVLLEYRGLAKLKSTYTDKLPKMVNPSTGRVHTNYAQAVAITGRLASNDPNLQNIPVRTTEGRRIREAFVAPPGSQLVSADYSQIELRIMAHISGDESLLRAFANGEDIHRATAAEIFAVTPLEVSSEQRRYAKVINFGLIYGMSAFGLAANLGIERDAAKQYIDRYFMRYPGVARYMDETRKSAKARGYVETVFGRRLWLPDINGGNGPRRQAAERAAINAPMQGTAADLIKLSMIAVQRWLDDSGLQTRQIMQVHDELVLEVPDHELAEVCKRLPELMCGVAKLRVPLVAEVGVGENWEKAH, from the coding sequence ATGTCGGAACAGCAAAGTCTGGAAGGTAAGACGCTCTTATTGGTCGATGGTTCGAGTTATCTTTATCGAGCCTACCACGCCCTGCCGGATTTGCGCGGCCCCAATGGCGAACCCACGGGCGCGTTGCACGGCATCGTCAACATGCTGCGCCGCATGCGTAAAGACGTACATGCAGAGTATAGCGCTTGCGTTTTCGACGCCAAGGGCAAGACGTTTCGCGACGATTGGTATCCGGAATACAAGGCCAACCGTCCGTCGATGCCGGACGATCTTCGTCTGCAGATCGAGCCGATTCACGAGGCCGTGCGCGCAATGGGCTGGCCGCTCCTGATGATCGACGGCGTGGAAGCCGACGACGTCATCGGCACGCTCGCCAGGCGCGCCACCGAGTTCGGCATGCGCGTGATCGTCTCCACCGGCGACAAGGATCTGGCGCAACTGGTCAACGACCGCGTGACGCTCGTCAACACGATGACGAACGAAACGCTCGACGTTGCTGGCGTGACCGCGAAGTTCGGCGTGCCGCCCGAGCGCATCGTCGATTACCTCACGCTGGTGGGCGACACGGTCGATAACGTGCCGGGCGTGGAGAAGTGCGGCCCGAAGACCGCCGTGAAGTGGCTCACGCAGTACGGCGATCTCGACAACCTCGTGGCCAACGCCGCCGAAGTGAAAGGGGCGGTCGGCGAGAACCTGCGTCGCGCGCTCGACTGGCTGCCAATGGGCCGCAAGCTCGTGACCGTGGCGCTCGACTGCGATCTCACGCCGCAGGTCACCTCGATCGAGGCGAGCCTCCAGACCCAGCCGGAAGACGCCGAAACCTTGCGCGACTTCTTCGCGCGTCACGGTTTCAAGACGCTGTTGCGCGAGGCCGAGACGGCGCTCGCCACGCAGGCGGGCGAGGCGGCGCCGGCACCGGCGACCGACACGATCGAGCGTCAATACGAAGCGGTGCTCACATGGGAGCAGTTCGACGCGTGGCTCAAGACCATCGAGGCGGCCGAGCTGACCGCGTTCGACACCGAAACCACTTCGCTCGACGCCATGCAGGCGCAACTCGTCGGCCTGTCGTTCTCGTGCGAGCCGGGGCGCGCCGCCTACATTCCGGTGGCGCACCGCGCGCCGGGCGAAGTCGAACAACTGCCGCGCGACGAAGTGCTGGCACGCCTGAAGGGCTGGCTCGAGAATCCGGATTGCAAGAAGGTCGGTCAGAACCTCAAGTACGACGCCCACGTGCTGGAGAACTACGGTATCGTGCTGCGCGGTATCGCCCACGACACGCTGCTCGAATCGTACGTGGTCGAGTCGCACCGCAGTCACGACATGGACAGCCTGGCGTCGCGCCATCTCGGCGTGTCCACGATCAAGTACGAGGACGTATGCGGCAAGGGCGCGAAGCAGATCGGCTTTGACGAGGTCAGCGTCGAACTTGCCACCCAGTACGCCGCGGAGGATGCCGACATCACGCTGCGCCTGCACCGTGCGCTCTATCCCGATGTCGCGCGCGAAGCCACGCTGGAGTTCGTCTACGGCAATATCGAGATGCCGACGGCGCGCGTGCTGCAGCGCATGGAGCGCAATGGCGTGCTCGTCGACACGGCACGGCTCGCCGCGCAGAGCGATGAAATCGGCCACAAGCTGATCGCGCTCGAAGCGGAAGCGTTTACGTTGGCGGGGCAGCAGTTCAATCTGAATTCACCGAAGCAGATCGGTGACATTTTCTTCACGCAACTGCAACTGCCGGTCGTCAAGAAGACCGCGAGCGGTGCGCCGTCGACCGATGAAGAAGTGCTCCAGAAGCTTGCCGAAGACTATCCCCTGCCGAAGGTGCTGCTGGAGTATCGCGGCCTCGCGAAGCTCAAGTCGACCTACACCGACAAACTGCCCAAGATGGTCAATCCGTCGACGGGGCGCGTGCATACGAATTACGCGCAGGCCGTGGCAATCACGGGCCGGCTCGCGTCAAACGATCCCAATCTGCAGAACATTCCGGTGCGCACGACCGAGGGCCGACGGATTCGCGAGGCGTTCGTGGCGCCGCCGGGCAGCCAACTGGTGTCGGCCGACTACTCGCAGATCGAATTGCGCATCATGGCGCATATCTCGGGCGACGAAAGCCTGCTGCGCGCTTTCGCCAATGGCGAGGACATTCACCGCGCGACGGCCGCCGAAATCTTCGCGGTCACGCCGCTGGAAGTCTCGTCCGAGCAGCGCCGCTATGCCAAGGTCATCAATTTCGGTCTGATCTACGGCATGAGCGCGTTCGGTCTGGCAGCGAACCTCGGCATCGAGCGCGACGCCGCCAAGCAGTACATCGATCGCTATTTCATGCGCTACCCCGGCGTGGCGCGGTATATGGACGAGACGCGCAAGAGCGCCAAGGCGCGCGGTTACGTCGAGACGGTGTTCGGCCGCCGCCTGTGGCTGCCCGACATCAACGGCGGCAACGGTCCGCGCCGGCAGGCCGCCGAGCGCGCCGCCATCAATGCGCCGATGCAGGGCACGGCGGCCGATCTCATCAAGCTCTCGATGATCGCCGTGCAGCGCTGGCTGGACGATAGTGGCCTGCAGACGCGTCAGATCATGCAGGTGCACGACGAACTGGTGCTCGAAGTGCCCGATCACGAACTCGCCGAAGTTTGCAAGCGCTTGCCGGAACTGATGTGCGGCGTGGCGAAATTGCGCGTGCCGCTCGTGGCCGAGGTCGGTGTGGGCGAGAACTGGGAAAAGGCTCATTAA
- a CDS encoding TIGR00730 family Rossman fold protein, with the protein MTKRRKEIPSLRMLADHERATAKKARASWQMFTIMAEFIEATEYLSEIRPAVSIYGSARIKPKSPFYKLTMTIARKFSDSGFAVISGGGPGIMEAANKGAHGGASPTVGLNIELPHEQKGNQYQDISLRFRHFFTRKVTFVKNSDAFVIMPGGFGTLDELSEVLTLIQTQKSRHVPVILVGTEFWKGLLDWVRSTMLPMGLISEKDLDLVQVIDDPDEILKAVFAFYDGHIEPETETSEKMFYL; encoded by the coding sequence ATGACCAAGAGAAGAAAAGAGATACCGAGTCTGCGCATGCTGGCAGACCATGAACGCGCCACGGCCAAAAAGGCGCGCGCGTCGTGGCAAATGTTCACGATTATGGCAGAGTTCATCGAGGCCACCGAGTACCTGTCGGAGATCCGTCCGGCCGTCAGTATCTACGGCAGCGCGCGCATCAAGCCGAAGTCCCCGTTCTACAAACTGACGATGACCATCGCCCGGAAATTCTCGGACAGTGGCTTCGCCGTGATCTCCGGCGGCGGGCCCGGCATCATGGAAGCGGCCAACAAGGGGGCGCACGGCGGCGCGTCGCCGACGGTGGGCCTGAACATCGAGCTGCCGCACGAACAGAAGGGCAATCAGTACCAGGACATCTCGCTGCGCTTCCGTCACTTCTTCACGCGCAAGGTCACGTTCGTGAAGAATTCGGACGCGTTCGTGATCATGCCCGGCGGCTTCGGCACGCTCGACGAACTCTCCGAAGTGCTCACGCTCATCCAAACGCAGAAGTCCCGGCATGTGCCCGTCATCCTCGTCGGCACGGAGTTCTGGAAAGGGCTGCTCGACTGGGTACGCTCGACCATGCTGCCGATGGGACTCATCAGCGAGAAGGATCTGGATCTGGTGCAGGTGATCGACGATCCCGACGAAATCCTGAAAGCCGTGTTCGCGTTCTACGACGGTCACATCGAGCCCGAGACCGAAACCAGCGAGAAGATGTTCTATCTGTGA
- a CDS encoding YeeE/YedE family protein: MSSSAASAAVKTAPPSPSSYNARPLTVALVLIALGIVYLNATVGPKQAALAGVGALLGVALYHAAFGFTSAWRVFIADRRGAGLRAQMVMLALGVLLFFPALADGTLFGNKVVGLVSPVGVSVAFGAFMFGVGMQLGGGCASGTLYTVGGGSTRMVVTLAAFIVGSVVATAHLPWWESLPHIKPVSLVNAWGLWPALIANLALFAAIGVFTLWAEKRRHGRVVGVPMTRSAKGAPALLRGPWPLLWGALALVLLNYATLALAGRPWGVTSAFALWGAKAFMAMGVDVASWPYWVKQAKVLNAPVAQDVTTVMDIGIVLGALAAASIAGRFAPVWRIPVRSLLAAVVGGLLLGYGARLAYGCNIGAYFSGIVSGSLHGWLWLVAAFFGNVFGTRLRPFFGLEVETTPRETAC, encoded by the coding sequence ATGTCGTCTTCCGCCGCTTCGGCCGCCGTCAAAACGGCGCCGCCCTCGCCATCCTCCTACAACGCCCGGCCGCTGACGGTCGCGCTGGTCCTGATCGCGCTCGGTATCGTTTATCTGAACGCCACGGTCGGCCCCAAACAAGCCGCGCTCGCCGGCGTGGGCGCGCTGCTCGGCGTGGCGCTCTATCACGCAGCGTTCGGCTTCACTTCGGCCTGGCGCGTATTCATCGCCGATCGTCGCGGCGCGGGATTGCGCGCGCAGATGGTGATGCTCGCGCTCGGCGTGCTGCTGTTCTTCCCGGCGCTGGCCGACGGCACGCTCTTCGGCAACAAGGTCGTTGGGCTCGTGTCGCCGGTCGGCGTGTCGGTCGCCTTCGGCGCCTTCATGTTCGGCGTCGGCATGCAGCTCGGCGGTGGCTGTGCCTCGGGCACGCTCTACACCGTGGGCGGTGGCAGCACGCGCATGGTCGTCACGCTCGCGGCGTTCATTGTCGGCTCGGTGGTGGCGACGGCGCATCTGCCGTGGTGGGAATCGCTGCCGCATATCAAGCCTGTCTCGCTGGTCAATGCCTGGGGCCTGTGGCCGGCACTCATCGCCAACCTCGCCCTGTTCGCCGCGATCGGCGTTTTCACGCTGTGGGCGGAGAAGCGTCGCCACGGTCGTGTCGTCGGCGTGCCGATGACGCGCAGCGCCAAGGGCGCGCCCGCACTCTTGCGTGGTCCGTGGCCGCTGCTGTGGGGCGCGCTGGCGCTGGTGCTGCTCAATTACGCCACGCTCGCCCTGGCGGGTCGCCCCTGGGGCGTCACGTCGGCGTTTGCGCTGTGGGGCGCGAAGGCGTTCATGGCGATGGGCGTCGACGTGGCCTCGTGGCCGTACTGGGTCAAGCAGGCGAAGGTGCTCAACGCACCGGTCGCGCAGGACGTCACTACCGTCATGGACATCGGCATCGTTCTCGGTGCACTGGCGGCCGCCTCGATCGCAGGCAGGTTCGCGCCGGTGTGGAGGATTCCCGTGCGCTCGCTGCTCGCCGCCGTCGTGGGCGGGTTGTTGCTCGGCTACGGTGCGCGCCTGGCCTATGGCTGCAACATCGGCGCGTATTTCAGCGGCATCGTGTCGGGCAGCCTGCACGGCTGGCTGTGGCTCGTCGCCGCGTTCTTCGGCAACGTGTTCGGTACGCGCCTGCGTCCGTTCTTCGGTCTGGAAGTGGAAACCACGCCGCGCGAAACGGCCTGCTGA
- a CDS encoding homoserine kinase — MAVFTSVSPEQLQEWLQRYDLGNVLDFRGISSGIENTNYFLTTERGEFVLTLFEKLTATQLPFYLQLMGHLAHHSVPVPDPIPDRTGEILGELNGKPATIVTKLAGRAELAPTPEHCTHVGAMLARMHLAGRDFALEQANLRSLPWWREAAPAVHAFLSDAERTLLESEMAHQEAFFASADYRAMQAGPCHCDLFRDNVLFDTAPDGSPRLGGFFDFYFAGCDKWLFDLAVTVNDWCCDLSTGVLDEARVHAMLRAYETVRPLTDIEASHWRDMLRAGALRFWLSRLYDFHLPRAAEMLKPHDPGHFERILRQRIEAVSIPWL; from the coding sequence ATGGCTGTTTTCACTTCCGTCTCGCCCGAGCAGCTCCAGGAATGGCTGCAACGCTATGATTTGGGGAACGTTCTCGATTTCCGCGGCATCAGTTCCGGCATCGAGAACACCAACTATTTCCTGACGACCGAGCGCGGCGAGTTCGTGCTGACGCTGTTCGAAAAGCTGACGGCCACCCAGTTGCCGTTCTATCTGCAATTGATGGGCCATCTGGCGCATCACAGCGTGCCGGTGCCGGACCCGATTCCCGACCGGACGGGCGAGATTCTGGGCGAGTTGAACGGCAAGCCCGCGACCATCGTCACCAAGCTGGCGGGTCGCGCCGAGCTGGCCCCCACGCCGGAACATTGCACGCACGTGGGCGCCATGCTGGCGCGCATGCATCTGGCCGGACGCGACTTCGCGCTCGAACAGGCCAACCTGCGCAGCCTGCCGTGGTGGCGCGAGGCGGCGCCTGCCGTGCACGCCTTCCTGAGCGATGCGGAGCGCACCTTGCTCGAGAGCGAAATGGCGCATCAGGAAGCGTTCTTCGCGTCGGCGGACTACCGGGCGATGCAGGCCGGCCCCTGCCATTGCGATCTGTTCCGCGACAACGTGCTATTCGATACGGCGCCGGACGGTTCACCGCGCCTGGGCGGATTCTTCGATTTCTACTTCGCCGGCTGCGACAAGTGGCTGTTCGATCTGGCCGTGACGGTCAACGACTGGTGTTGCGACCTGTCGACGGGCGTGCTGGACGAGGCGCGCGTGCATGCCATGCTGCGCGCCTACGAGACGGTGCGCCCGCTCACGGACATCGAGGCGTCGCACTGGCGCGACATGCTGCGTGCGGGTGCGCTGCGCTTCTGGCTCTCGCGCCTGTATGATTTTCACTTGCCACGCGCGGCCGAGATGCTCAAGCCGCACGACCCTGGCCATTTCGAACGAATTCTGCGCCAGCGCATCGAAGCCGTTTCCATTCCCTGGCTGTAA
- a CDS encoding BPSS1780 family membrane protein, protein MQLLEVPPKSGYVWLRQGIWLFRKNPLAILTLLFAYLFGVMVLSILPVVGAFLPLLFIPGLSVGFMAACRDIIKNKQVLPPVLLDGFRGHGKEVSRRLLVLGGYYILAMVAVFLFSALFDGGDLLGKMLFGGRITEESIVNGSIGQALLAAGVAYVPVAMMFWFAPVLVAWHDVSPVKALFFSWTACVRNLRAFVVYGLCTAIVATVLPFIVALAMAAMGAYQYAMLVLMPYSILFTAVLYCSFYASYRGCFGVQEIGAIDPNVAPPEA, encoded by the coding sequence ATGCAATTGCTTGAAGTCCCGCCGAAGAGTGGTTATGTGTGGCTGCGCCAGGGCATCTGGCTGTTCCGCAAGAACCCGCTCGCCATTCTGACGCTGCTCTTCGCCTATCTGTTCGGCGTGATGGTGCTCTCGATCCTGCCGGTCGTAGGCGCTTTCCTGCCGCTGCTGTTCATCCCCGGCCTGTCCGTGGGCTTCATGGCCGCATGCCGCGACATCATCAAGAACAAGCAGGTGCTGCCGCCCGTGCTGCTCGACGGTTTTCGCGGTCACGGCAAAGAGGTTTCGCGCCGGCTGCTCGTGCTGGGCGGTTACTACATCCTGGCGATGGTCGCCGTATTCCTGTTCTCGGCGCTGTTCGATGGCGGCGACCTGCTCGGCAAGATGCTCTTCGGCGGGCGCATCACCGAAGAGTCGATCGTGAACGGCTCGATAGGTCAGGCGCTGCTCGCCGCGGGCGTGGCCTACGTGCCGGTCGCCATGATGTTCTGGTTTGCGCCGGTACTGGTCGCATGGCACGACGTCTCGCCGGTCAAGGCCCTCTTCTTCAGTTGGACGGCCTGCGTGCGCAACCTGCGCGCGTTCGTCGTCTACGGACTGTGCACCGCCATCGTGGCGACGGTGCTGCCGTTCATCGTGGCATTGGCAATGGCCGCAATGGGCGCCTATCAGTACGCCATGCTCGTCCTCATGCCATACTCGATCCTGTTCACGGCCGTACTGTATTGCTCGTTCTATGCGAGCTATCGCGGCTGTTTCGGCGTGCAGGAAATCGGCGCCATCGACCCGAACGTCGCGCCGCCGGAAGCGTAA